One genomic segment of Helianthus annuus cultivar XRQ/B chromosome 14, HanXRQr2.0-SUNRISE, whole genome shotgun sequence includes these proteins:
- the LOC110906777 gene encoding uncharacterized protein LOC110906777, translating into MNCLTIGVNVSVSKMMEKGNDDAVPIVTEQMKEVIAEEVGKAIENSLSGFIDKIQNMVLSIVEERIKKLEDSTNTAKEKSGERKSCSYKEFMACKPPLYNGEVDPIICQRWLSDVEGVFERTHCDTNDFVAYGTGQLTVINRIKEKFIQLRQKGESIDKITGIFLDKLRFCDELVTSEEQKVYYYYNMLSAEYREFMTPTKYETLTEIINIAREREIELKKQIERGERRAQTVNPSPAKKARTMESSKKQERKGGTPSCKVCGNGHKGECRFKDKPCPICGKTGHTAALCPGKVSVCYKCYQPGHKKSECPEFVGKKALTQATELTT; encoded by the exons ATGAATTGTTTAACGATTGGTGTAAACGTTTCAGTTTCAAAGATGATGGAAaaaggtaatgatgatgcggtgccgATAGTCACCGAGCAAATGAAAGAAGTAATTGCTGAGGAAGTAGGAAAGGCAATTGAAAATAGCCTATCCGGTTTTATAGATAAGATTCAAAACATGGTACTTTCGATAGTCGAAGAAAGgatcaagaagttggaagatagTACCAACACAGCAAAGGAGAAATCTGGAGAGCGCAAGAGCTGCTCGTACAAGGAATTTATGGCATGTAAACCGCCACTTTATAACGGAGAGGTGGATCCAATAATATGCCAACGATGGTTAAGTGATGTTGAAGGGGTGTTTGAGAGAACCCACTGCGACACAAACGACTtcgtagcttatggtacgggtcagCTGACAG TTATCAACCGGATCAAGGAGAAGTTTATTCAGCTGAGACAGAAAGGTGAATCTATTGATAAGATCACAGGGATCTTCCTTGACAAACTGAGATTTTGTGATGAGTTGGTGACGTCCGAAGAACAGAAAGTGTATTATTACTATAATATGCTAAGCGCAGAGTatcgggagtttatgactcccACGAAGTACGAGACTCTCACTGAAATCATTAACATTGCTCGAGAAAGGGAGATAGAGCTGAAAAAGCAAATTGAGAgaggtgaacgaagggcacagaCTGTTAATCCAAGCCCTGCAAAGAAAGCACGAACCATGGAGTCGTCAAAGAAACAGGAAAGGAAAGGCGGAACGCCAAGTTGTAAGGTTTGCGGGAATGGGCACAAGGGCGAGTGCCGGTTTAAAGATAAGCCATGTCCTATATGCGGGAAGACAGGACACACGGCTGCGTTATGCCCGGGAAAAGTGTCGGTTTGTTATAAGTGCTACCAGCCGGGCCATAAGAAATCAGAATGCCCGGAGTTTGTCGGGAAgaag gcgttgactcaGGCAACGGAACttacaacctaa